In Nocardioides sp. JQ2195, a genomic segment contains:
- a CDS encoding TrkA C-terminal domain-containing protein — MELAVSVGMLCAAIGFAVGLAIGRGRQPRWVEKGSFVHRVSIGFATLDRLDAQLLRFEVEPGSRLSGVEVGEVRLPPGSAVSLVTRGKEVFVPTWRDTLRTGDHVLVVAARDQVGEVEDRLKSVSRFGRLAHWYAAMEPTNSAEALGVPRRTA; from the coding sequence ATGGAGTTGGCCGTGTCGGTGGGGATGCTGTGTGCTGCCATCGGCTTTGCCGTGGGGCTGGCGATCGGACGGGGACGCCAGCCGCGCTGGGTGGAGAAGGGCAGCTTCGTCCACCGGGTCTCGATCGGCTTCGCCACCCTCGACCGCCTCGACGCACAGCTCCTCCGCTTCGAGGTCGAGCCCGGGTCGAGGCTGTCGGGCGTCGAGGTGGGAGAGGTCCGGCTGCCGCCCGGCTCCGCGGTGTCCCTGGTGACGCGCGGGAAGGAGGTGTTCGTGCCGACTTGGCGCGACACCCTGCGCACCGGCGACCACGTCCTCGTGGTCGCCGCCCGCGACCAGGTGGGAGAGGTCGAGGACCGGCTGAAGTCGGTGAGTCGCTTCGGCCGGCTGGCGCACTGGTACGCAGCCATGGAGCCCACCAACTCGGCCGAGGCACTGGGCGTGCCGAGGAGAACCGCGTGA